The Mycoplasmopsis caviae sequence TAATTCTTCAAGATATTCAACATATCCTGATACTATCTCATACCTGTTATTAAGTCATCCTCATCATTTTCTAATTGGTTTTATGGATGCAACTGAATCACTTATTTCATCAAGAGCATTGTTGATTTTACTTGTTTCTTTCTCTTTTTCCTTGCCCAAATCTTTGATTAGATTCTTAGCGTGCTTAATTTTCTCTTCAATTTTTTGTTTAAGTTCAAGTGCTTGGCTACTTATTTCTTCTTTCTCATTACAACTTGCACTAATAATAATTGGAATAACCAAAGCACCACTTAGCAAAGGTGTAAATTTTAACATTTTTTTATTCATAATTCTTCCTATAAATTTTTCTAATTATTTGTTTGATAAATTATACATATTTATTTAATTTGGTTGTTAAACCTATAATGAAGGACAAGAAATTTATTTTTATTTAGGATAAATTACAATATTGGAGTTTGACTAAAAAGGCTATAAAACAGTGTTTTTAGTAAGAATGAAAATTATGAGAAGACATTGATAAATATATTTAAATAAAAATTAGCACTCTAATCATATTTGTGCTAAAATTGAAATATGCCTAAAAAAAGTTATTATGAAGTACTAGGTGTTCCAAAAACAGCTAGTGAAAAAGAAATTAAAAGTGCTTACCGTAAACTTGCAATGAAATATCACCCTGATAAATTAAAGGATGGTACTAGCGACCAAAAAATGCAAGAGTTAAATGAAGCTTATGAAGTTTTAAGTGATCCAAACAAAAAATCAAATTACGATCGTTTTGGTTCACCTGACGGTCCACAACCTGGCCAAGGTTTTGGAATGAACTTCAACGCTGGTATGGGAGATTTTAGAAAATTTACTCAAAATATTTTTGATACTGTATTTAACTTTGGTGATTCAGGTAGATCATCTAAACAAAAATCAGCAAAAGTTGAAAAAATTAGAGGTGATGATATCTACACTGAAATCATTGTTGATTTTATTGAAGCAATAAAAGGTAAGGAATTTAAAGAAAAATTAAACAAATTTGAAATTTGTGGAAAATGTAAAGGTACAGGTGCTGACAATCCAAGCGATATTAAAACCTGTAATGGTTGTCAAGGAAAGGGACAAAAAGAAACTCAAACTCGTTCTGTTCTTGGTTACATGAAAATGATTACAACATGTGACAGATGTAATGGTTCAGGTAAGCTAACTGGCAAGACATGTCGTGAATGTAATGGTAGTTTATATACCAAAAAATTGAAAAATGTTACATTCAAAATTCCTGAAGGTTCAGACACTGGTGACAAAATTAAAATTGATGGTTATGGTGAAAAAGGTCATAATGGTGGTGAATCAGGAGACCTATACATCGTAATCATTGTTAAGGAACATAAGTACTTCAAGAGAAGTGGTTTAGACTTGTTTCTTGATTTACCGGTTTCATTCTTAGATATTGTTAAAGAAAATTCTGTAATGGTTCCAACTCCATATGGTTTTGAAAGAATTAAAATGAAAAATACTTACCAATTTGGAAAAATTCTTAATCTAACAGGTAAGGGCGTTAGATCAAAAAGAGGTGTTGGAAATATGAAGGTCTCTCTTCAAATTCTTATGCCAAACTTTACTACTGATTTGTACAATGAAATGGCTAAGATTTTAGAACCCTATGAAGATAATGTAAATGCTGAATTTTCTGAAATGGTTAAGAAAGAAAGATAATAAGTCCGTTTGGACTTTTTTTATTATAATTTGTGTATGAAACAAAGCAATTTAGTAAAAGAAAAATTAGGAAAAATTTCAGGAACATATGAAGAAAATACAATGTTCAAGAGTTTGATTCAAAGTGATGAAAATCTTTTAAAAGATTTTCAATTATTTTGTGATATTTATAAGTCAAATGACTTTATTGAACAAAAATTTTTAAGCCATCCTGTACCACCGTTTGTAAGAAACAAGAATGATGAATTAGAACATTTTAATTTAAAAGAATGAAAAGATATCAAAAATAAAATCGACTCTTTTGATACCCAA is a genomic window containing:
- a CDS encoding DnaJ C-terminal domain-containing protein, which encodes MPKKSYYEVLGVPKTASEKEIKSAYRKLAMKYHPDKLKDGTSDQKMQELNEAYEVLSDPNKKSNYDRFGSPDGPQPGQGFGMNFNAGMGDFRKFTQNIFDTVFNFGDSGRSSKQKSAKVEKIRGDDIYTEIIVDFIEAIKGKEFKEKLNKFEICGKCKGTGADNPSDIKTCNGCQGKGQKETQTRSVLGYMKMITTCDRCNGSGKLTGKTCRECNGSLYTKKLKNVTFKIPEGSDTGDKIKIDGYGEKGHNGGESGDLYIVIIVKEHKYFKRSGLDLFLDLPVSFLDIVKENSVMVPTPYGFERIKMKNTYQFGKILNLTGKGVRSKRGVGNMKVSLQILMPNFTTDLYNEMAKILEPYEDNVNAEFSEMVKKER